The Catenuloplanes niger genome includes a window with the following:
- a CDS encoding response regulator transcription factor, with amino-acid sequence MRVLIADDERILADTVADGLREFAMAVDVVYDGDAALERLTVNRYDVAVLDRDMPILTGEKVCQHVVDAGINTRILLLTAAAGIRDRVEGLSLGADDYLTKPFAFAELVARVQALGRRANQAQKPVLERDGIVLDVPRHTVSRDGLPLRLSPKEFAVLRVLLRADGNVVSAEDLLEQAWDEHADPFTNSVRVTVMTLRKKLGEPAVIHTVPRVGYRLGR; translated from the coding sequence GTGCGGGTACTGATCGCCGATGACGAACGGATCCTGGCGGACACGGTCGCCGACGGCCTGCGGGAGTTCGCGATGGCCGTCGACGTCGTCTACGACGGTGACGCGGCGCTGGAACGGCTCACGGTGAACCGGTACGACGTGGCGGTCCTCGACCGGGACATGCCGATCCTGACCGGTGAGAAGGTGTGCCAGCACGTCGTCGACGCCGGCATCAACACCCGGATACTGCTGCTGACCGCCGCGGCCGGCATCCGGGACCGGGTCGAAGGCCTGAGTCTGGGCGCCGACGACTACCTGACGAAGCCGTTCGCGTTCGCCGAGCTGGTGGCCCGCGTGCAGGCGCTGGGCCGGCGGGCGAACCAGGCGCAGAAACCGGTGCTGGAGCGGGACGGCATCGTGCTCGACGTCCCTCGGCACACCGTGTCCCGCGACGGGCTGCCGCTGCGGCTGTCCCCGAAGGAGTTCGCGGTGCTGCGGGTGCTGCTGCGCGCGGACGGCAACGTGGTCAGCGCGGAGGACCTGCTGGAACAGGCGTGGGACGAGCACGCGGACCCGTTCACCAACAGCGTACGGGTCACCGTGATGACGTTGCGCAAGAAGCTGGGTGAACCAGCGGTGATCCACACGGTGCCCCGGGTGGGCTATCGGCTCGGCCGATGA